In Rissa tridactyla isolate bRisTri1 chromosome 8, bRisTri1.patW.cur.20221130, whole genome shotgun sequence, one genomic interval encodes:
- the GFI1 gene encoding zinc finger protein Gfi-1 yields the protein MPRSFLVKSKKAHSYHQPRSADEDYSLRLETVLAQICADSKIPEDTGLCRTVLPDPEPSQGRFSPESHLTEAADGTSESAPSCEGSVCDRVSEFEDFWRPPSPSVSPASERSVCPSLDEASPFSVPFKPYMWNSVGGSELRHLVQSYRPCPTLERTSALGLFCERSSEPALYGAECSSSLGLYSDFGSPGPGLFERPPAAAPGLYAETPPGLQQEKGPGGIKVESDLLCRPLLISTGSYKCVKCSKVFSTPHGLEVHVRRSHSGTRPFACDMCGKTFGHAVSLEQHKAVHSQERSFDCKICGKSFKRSSTLSTHLLIHSDTRPYPCQYCGKRFHQKSDMKKHTFIHTGEKPHKCQVCGKAFSQSSNLITHSRKHTGFKPFGCDLCGKGFQRKVDLRRHRETQHGLK from the exons ATGCCGAGGTCCTTCCTAGTGAAGAGCAAGAAAGCGCACAGCTACCACCAGCCCCGCTCCGCCGACGAGGACTACAGCCTGCGGCTGGAGACGGTGCTAGCCCAGATCTGTGCAG acagcaagatCCCCGAGGACACGGGGCTATGCCGCACCGTCCTGCCCGATCCGGAGCCTTCCCAGGGGCGCTTCTCCCCGGAATCCCACCTTACCGAGGCTGCCGATGGCACCTCCGAGTCAGCGCCCAGCTGCGAGGGCAGCGTCTGCGACAGGGTGTCCGAGTTTGAGGATTTCTGGAGACCTCCCTCGCCCTCCGTCTCGCCAG CCTCAGAGCGATCTGTGTGTCCGTCCCTAGACGAAGCATCCCCCTTCTCGGTGCCCTTCAAACCATACATGTGGAACAGCGTGGGTGGCTCCGAGCTGAGGCACCTTGTGCAAAGCTACAGGCCCTGCCCGACACTGGAGCGAACCTCAGCCCTGGGGCTCTTCTGCGAGCGAAGCTCCGAGCCTGCCCTCTATGGTGCAGAGTGTAGCTCTTCCCTTGGACTTTACAGTGACTTCGGCTCCCCGGGCCCAGGGCTGTTTGAGCGGCCACCGGCAGCAGCACCTGGACTCTATGCTGAGACGCCACCTGGGCTGCAGCAAGAGAAGGGGCCAGGTGGCATCAAAGTGGAGTCGGACCTCTTGTGCCGCCCTTTGCTCATCAGCACTGGCTCTTACAAGTGTGTCAAGTGCAGCAAG GTCTTCTCCACGCCACATGGCCTTGAGGTACACGTGCGCCGCTCACACAGTGGCACGAGGCCCTTTGCCTGTGACATGTGTGGCAAGACCTTCGGCCATGCAGTCAGCCTGGAGCAGCACAAGGCCGTGCACTCGCAG GAACGCAGCTTTGATTGTAAGATTTGCGGCAAGAGTTTTAAGAGGTCTTCTACTCTGTCCACCCACCTGCTCATCCACTCGGACACCCGGCCCTATCCGTGCCAGTACTGTGGGAAGCGGTTCCACCAGAAATCTGATATGAAGAAACACACCTTCATTCACACAG GTGAGAAGCCTCACAAGTGCCAGGTGTGTGGAAAAGCATTTAGTCAGAGCTCCAACCTCATCACCCACAGTCGGAAGCACACAGGCTTCAAGCCCTTTGGCTGCGATCTCTGTGGCAAAGGCTTCCAACGGAAAGTGGATTTACGGAGACACCGGGAGACACAGCACGGCCTGAAATGA